From the genome of Malus domestica chromosome 04, GDT2T_hap1, one region includes:
- the LOC103433675 gene encoding uncharacterized protein, whose translation MASGDEFRLTSPEIDHEGRLPRKYTGEGQGAKKNISPPLEWYNLPQGTKSLALVVQDIDAPDPKGPLVPWTHWVVVNIPPTLKKLPESFSGKEKEVGGEYGEIKEGNNDWKVPGWRGPMLPNHGHRIEFKLYALDDDLHLGHKVTKDKVLEAIKGHVLGEAVLMAIF comes from the exons ATGGCTTCCGGCGACGAATTCAGATTGACATCACCCGAAATAGACCATGAAGGAAGGTTGCCCAGAAAATACACAGGAGAAGGTCAAGGAGCAAAAAAGAACATATCTCCCCCTTTAGAATGGTACAACTTGCCACAAGGGACCAAGAGCCTAGCCCTAGTTGTACAGGACATTGACGCACCCGACCCAAAGGGTCCTCTCGTGCCTTGGACGCATTGGGTTGTGGTGAACATTCCACCGACTCTGAAAAAACTGCCGGAGAGTTTTTCCGGTAAAGAAAAGGAGGTGGGTGGTGAGTATGGCGAGATCAAAGAAGGTAACAATGATTGGAAGGTGCCTGGGTGGCGTGGGCCCATGCTGCCTAATCATGGTCATAGGATCGAGTTCAAGCTTTATGCTTTGGACGATGATCTGCACCTAGGTCACAAG GTGACGAAGGACAAGGTGTTGGAGGCAATTAAAGGGCATGTTCTGGGAGAAGCAGTGTTGATGGCCATTTTCTGA
- the LOC103408569 gene encoding F-box/kelch-repeat protein At3g06240-like translates to MAPSLPDEIKLDILSRLPVKSLMRFRCVCKPWLHVISNPQFVAQHQRNTVVTSTSKNNFKLFVAKMSDDHLDLLSIDYNDDVVSTRVLNYPSVIKPDMVIDILGSCNGLVCLEIDFGEFPYNIILWNPSTGDTNVLPEPPYVDRNKIFYGLGYDSSAEDYKLILGSRDSTTSTEEPFRSMIHVFTVKSNSWRTCRGLYYLEKNDQRGCFLNGALHWIQLQRRSSKIVSFDLAEENFKSTLSLPQRDDRDIFVGIGTSQDCLFVYTSALQDKTFSIWIMKEYGVKESWTRVAKISSTRLARQIFVDFCDLTVMPVCIFESGEVLLDHEGRILVIYNPRQKTYRIIIEADDENDVEAVTYPETLDLPGGGAYM, encoded by the coding sequence ATGGCGCCCAGCCTCCCTGATGAAATCAAACTCGACATACTCTCGAGGCTGCCGGTTAAATCTTTAATGCGATTTCGGTGTGTGTGCAAACCATGGCTTCATGTAATCTCCAATCCTCAGTTCGTTGCGCAACACCAGAGAAACACAGTAGTCACAAGCACCAGCAAGAACAACTTCAAGCTCTTCGTTGCAAAAATGTCAGACGACCATCTCGATCTCCTTTCCATAGACTATAATGATGATGTTGTTTCAACCAGAGTGCTCAATTATCCGTCAGTAATTAAACCAGATATGGTTATCGATATTTTGGGTTCGTGCAACGGTTTGGTATGTCTAGAAATTGACTTTGGCGAATTCCCTTACAACATTATCTTATGGAACCCTTCCACCGGAGATACCAATGTGTTACCGGAACCTCCTTATGTTGACCGTAATAAGATATTTTACGGATTAGGGTACGATTCCTCCGCTGAAGATTACAAGTTAATATTGGGCAGTCGTGACAGTACAACTTCAACTGAAGAACCTTTCCGATCCATGATACATGTCTTTACAGTTAAATCGAATTCATGGAGGACTTGTCGAGGCCTGTATTATCTTGAGAAGAATGATCAACGGGGCTGCTTCTTAAATGGAGCTCTTCACTGGATCCAGCTTCAGAGAAGAAGTTCCAAGATTGTCTCTTTTGATTTAGCAGAAGAAAATTTTAAGAGCACACTGTCATTGCCCCAACGTGACGATAGAGATATATTCGTCGGAATCGGGACCAGCCAAGACTGTCTCTTTGTGTATACTTCAGCGCTCCAGGATAAAACTTTTTCGATATGGATTATGAAGGAATATGGAGTCAAGGAATCTTGGACAAGAGTCGCGAAAATTTCATCAACGAGATTAGCTAGACAGatttttgttgacttttgtGATCTTACTGTGATGCCTGTATGCATTTTCGAGAGTGGTGAAGTTTTGCTGGATCATGAGGGAAGGATCTTGGTGATCTATAATCCCAGGCAAAAAACATACAGAATTATTATCGAGGCTGACGACGAAAACGACGTTGAAGCAGTTACTTATCCAGAGACTTTGGATTTACCTGGAGGTGGTGCATACATGTGA
- the LOC103433677 gene encoding BAG family molecular chaperone regulator 4, with product MVKRNPNPNPNPSPKALVPDQDEEIDWEMRPGGMLVQRREAEDDASATAGGGASASFRGPMMKIDVVLGPGNGPHFELFLPAHSTFGDMKKHLAQKADLEPEEQRLFFRGVEKADEEHLDIVGVKNNSKVLLLEARKESKVEEVNQSNEMPNNAGEVGVNSKEMPNNGGQVGAKSNVMSKASCAIAEVIAEVDKLAERVAALEVAVAGGTKVSDKEFVVSTELLMRQLLKLDSIQAEGEEKMQRRAEVRRVQNFVDALDALKARNSNPVKNSSDATAVTTKWETFDSGVGCLDPPTATPEPSSTEPNQEWEHFD from the exons ATGGTGAAAAGGAATCCGAACCCGAACCCGAACCCGAGTCCGAAAGCGTTGGTACCCGATCAGGACGAGGAGATTGATTGGGAGATGCGCCCAGGTGGCATGCTGGTCCAGAGGCGGGAAGCCGAGGATGACGCCTCGGCGACTGCTGGTGGTGGTGCTTCCGCCTCATTTCGGGGGCCCATGATGAAGATCGACGTAGTTCTCGGCCCGGGCAACGGGCCCCACTTCGAGCTCTTCCTCCCTGCTCACTCCACTTTCG GTGATATGAAGAAACATCTTGCACAGAAGGCTGATTTGGAGCCAGAGGAGCAGAGACTCTTTTTCAGGGGGGTGGAGAAGGCAGATGAGGAGCATCTGGACATTGTTGGTGTGAAGAATAACTCGAAGGTGCTGCTTCTGGAGGCCCGAAAGGAGAGTAAGGTTGAGGAGGTAAATCAAAGCAATGAGATGCCAAACAATGCTGGAGAAGTTGGAGTCAACAGCAAAGAGATGCCAAACAATGGTGGACAGGTTGGAGCCAAAAGCAATGTGATGTCAAAAGCTTCTTGTGCAATTGCTGAAGTCATAGCCGAGGTTGATAAGCTTGCAGAGAGG GTTGCTGCCTTGGAAGTGGCTGTGGCTGGCGGGACCAAGGTTTCCGATAAAGAATTTGTTGTGTCAACAGAGTTGCTCATGAGGCAGTTGCTGAAATTGGACAGCATTCAAGctgaaggagaagaaaaaatgCAACGCAGGGCAGAG GTGCGACGTGTCCAGAACTTTGTGGATGCATTGGATGCTCTAAAGGCGAGGAACAGCAATCCAGTTAAAAACAGTAGCGATGCTACCGCAGTAACAACCAAGTGGGAGACCTTTGACTCGGGAGTTGGATGCCTAGATCCCCCAACCGCAACGCCAGAGCCATCGTCAACAGAACCAAATCAGGAATGGGAACACTTCGATTAG